One Acanthochromis polyacanthus isolate Apoly-LR-REF ecotype Palm Island chromosome 6, KAUST_Apoly_ChrSc, whole genome shotgun sequence DNA segment encodes these proteins:
- the snai1b gene encoding snail family zinc finger 1b codes for MLIGAGGALTHGVCLWADMCPPTPLLLLAGYYMRRRQLLDKIHSTLVQDLQISSSLLLRPTETLGSALGSVRPGDVEIIRFYFFNFCLLLPEKRKLNMPRSFLVKKYFSSRKPYYRESQLESQTAFVPESFPRADLPTQNNSSALTCHPVKLLFFSVDNLPALPSPVTPVSLPPSPLGPLDLSSSPSSSGDEEEDGGRTSDPPSPDVIQNIYHCLHCSKTYSSLSALSHHQMSHHQIPSAVPLQQTPSLPTEVSARPAFHCKHCPKEYTSLGALKMHIRSHTLPCVCPTCGKAFSRPWLLRGHIRTHTGERPFACQHCNRAFADRSNLRAHLQTHSEVKKYQCSSCSRTFSRMSLLNKHTASGCCPAS; via the exons ATGCTAATTGGGGCTGGTGGCGCCCTCACGCACGGGGTGTGTCTTTGGGCGGACATGTGCCCACCCACCCCACTGCTTCTCCTCGCTGGTTACTATATGAGGAGGAGGCAACTCCTTGACAAGATACATTCAACGTTGGTGCAGGACCTGCAGATCTCTTCAAGCTTGCTTCTCCGTCCCACTGAAACTCTCGGAAGCGCGCTTGGATCTGTGCGCCCCGGTGACGTggaaataattagattttatttttttaatttttgccttCTTTTGCCGGAGAAGAGAAAGCTCAACATGCCTCGGTCATTTCTTGTCAAGAAGTATTTCTCCAGCAGGAAACCATATTACAGGGAGAGTCAGCTGGAGAGCCAAACCG CTTTTGTCCCAGAAAGCTTTCCTCGGGCTGACCTTCcaacacagaacaacagctCTGCACTGACCTGCCACCCCGTCAAGCTGTTGTTCTTCAGCGTGGACAACCTGCCTGCGCTGCCCTCCCCGGTCACCCCAGTGTCTCTGCCTCCATCGCCCCTGGGTCCTCTGGACCTCAGCAGCTCCCCTTCAAGCAGtggtgatgaagaggaggatggtGGGCGTACCTCAGATCCCCCCAGCCCAGACGTCATCCAGAACATCTACCACTGTTTGCACTGCAGTAAGACGTACAGCAGCCTCTCAGCACTGTCCCACCATCAGATGTCCCACCACCAGATCCCCTCCGCTGTCCCGCTGCAGCAGACTCCCTCCTTACCCACAGAGGTCTCGGCACGCCCTGCTTTCCACTGCAAACACTGCCCTAAGGAGTACACCAGCCTGGGAGCCCTCAAGATGCACATTCGCTCACACACTCTGCCTTGTGTTTGCCCGACCTGTGGCAAGGCCTTCTCCAGACCGTGGTtgctcaggggccacattcgCACCCATACAG GTGAGCGCCCCTTCGCTTGTCAACACTGTAACCGGGCCTTTGCTGATCGCTCCAACCTGCGTGCTCACCTGCAGACCCACTCCGAAGTGAAGAAGTACCAGTGCAGCTCCTGCTCGCGGACTTTCAGCCGCATGTCCCTGCTGAACAAACACACTGCTTCTGGATGCTGTCCTGCCTCATAG